CGGTCAGCCGCACGATCGGCTGGAAGCGCACCGCGAACTGGTCGCGCGACGGCTCGGCCAGCGCGCGCCGCAGGTCGGCCTCCAGCGCCAGCCGGTCCACGATCGCGGCGTGCATCTCGGGCGCGAACACCTCCGTGCGCCCCTTGCCGCCGTGCTTCGCGCGGTACATCGCGACGTCCGCGTTGCGCAGCAGCTCCTCGGGGCCGTCCTCGGGGCGCGCGCGCGCCAGGCCGATGCTCGCGCCCACCTGCAGCTCGCTCCCCTCGAGCGCCAGCGGCGCGCCCAGCGCCTGCATCACGCGCTCGGCCACCGTGATCGCGTCGTCCTCGTCGCGCGTGTTCTCCAGCAGCACCGCGAACTCGTCGCCGCCCAGCCGCGCCACCGTGTCGCAGCCGCGCGTCGCGTTCAGCAGCCGGTCGGCCACCACGCGCAGCAGCTGGTCGCCCGCCGCGTGGCCGAGCGAGTCGTTGACCGTCTTGAAGTCGTCGAGGTCGAGGAAGAGCACCGCGACGTGGTCGCGCCGGCGGCCCTGGCGCGCCAGCGCGTGCCCCACGCGGTCGCGGAAGAGCGCGCGGTTGGCGAGCCCGGTGAGCGGATCGTGGAACGCCTGGTGGGCGAGCTGCGCCTGCAGCGCCGCGCGCTCCGTCACGTCGCGCACGTTGACGACGATGCCGCCCACGGCCGGATCGTCGAGCAGGTTGGTCGCCAGGCACTCCATCGTGCGCCACTCGCCGGCGGTGGTCGAGAGCCGCGCCACGATCGGCCCGAACGTGCCGCGCGACTGCAGCGCCATCGCCAGCGCGCGCTCCGTCGCCTCGACGTCGTCCGGGTGCACGTGCTCGCTCATCGACGTGCCGAGCAGCGGCTCCGTGGGATGGCCGAGCGTGCGCTCCATCGAGGGGCTGATGTAGCGGATCGTGCCGGTGCCGTCGAGCACCGCGATGATGTCCGACGAGTGCTGGACGAGCGAGCGGAAGCGCGCCTCGGTCGCCAGCACCGCCTCACGCGCGCCGCGCTCGCGCTGCAGCCGCACCAGCTCGCGCGTCGCCACCCACTGCCGCACGAGCACGAGGGCAGTCACCGTCACCGCGGCGACCAGCACGCCGCCCACGCGCGTGCCCCAGGCGCTGCCGGCGCTCGCGAGCAGGCAGGCGTAGAGCGTCGCCACGCTGGCGTAGGGCAGCAGCCCGAGGCTCCCCTCGTCGCCGGCGGCGGGCGCGGGGCGCGCCTCGTCGGTCGCGCGGTCGCGCACGCGCACGCCGCCGGCCGCCAGCCCGAACCCCGCCGTGAGCCAGAGCAGGTCCGAGAGCCCGCCGGCCGCGTAGCCACCGGTCGTCATCTCCCAGCCGAACGCGAGGTCGCCGCCGAAGCGCGCCACCAGCCCTGCCGCCACCCAGCGCAGCGACCGGCGCGTCGAGGCGTCCGGACGCTGCATGAGCGCGACGCACGCCGCGAACAGCAGCGCGAGGTCGCCGACCGGGTAGGCCGCGTTCACCAGCACTTCCAGCGGCGCGCTGCGGCCGGCGGCGAGCGTCGGCCAGAGCACGAAGTACCAGACCGCCGCGGCGCCGCTCAGCACCACGATGCCGGTGTCCAGCCAGAAGCGCACGCGCGCGTCGCGCGCCTTGGAGGCGGCCGGGAAGGCGAGCACGCCCGCGAGGATGCACGGGAAGAACATCAGCTGCACCGCGTCGGCCGCCGACACCGCCGGGCGGCCGAGGATCTCCCACACGATGCCGGCGGCCCACCAGATCGCGGTCGCCGCCGCGATCCATCGCCACCCGCGCTGCAGCGGCGTGCCGGCGGCCCCGCGCGCGGCGCGCACGATCAACACGCCGAGGACGAGCCCCAGCGGCAGCAGCGCCACGCCGACCACGCGCGCGCCCGCCGCGTGGTCCAGCCCCGGCGCGAGGCGCGACAGCCAGAGCGCCGCCAGCAGCAGGCCCGCGCCGTTCGTGACGCGCGCGTCCCAGACGCCGGACGGCGCCGCCGGCGTCGCCGGGGGCGCCGGGGGTGCGGACGGACCGCGAGTGGGAGAGCTGGACGACATCGGGAAGAGCGACGGGAGGCGGCGCAGCCGCGAACGGGACGGGAGCGGCCGCTCCCGTCCACCACTGGTGTCGGCCGCGCGTCCGCGCGCCTTCACCCCTGATCGACGATCGGGGCGACGCGCGGGTGACCGTCGAACGCATGACGAAACCGTGACTACCGCGCCCCGCGCGGTGCCGTTTTCTTCCGCCCGTGCCCTCGCGTTCTCCCCACGTCTGGTCGCCGGTCCGCCGCGCCGCCTTCCTCGCCTCCGCGGCCGCGCTGGGGGTGCTGGCCGGCTTCGGCGTGCGCGACGGGATGCCGATGACGGTGCTCGGCGGGGCGGGGCTGCGGCTGCGCGGCCTCCCCGAGTTCGTGACGCCCGACCGTGGGGTCGGGCCGACGGCGATCCTCGGCGCGCTGCACGCGGGGCTCGTGTCGTACGCGTGGGGGCTGCTCGCGGCGTGGATGGCGTGGCGGCTGCGCGGGTGGCGCGGCGTGCTCGCGGTGGCGGCGCTGGCCGCGGCGATCGTCGTGGTGGACGCGCGGCTGCCGGCCCTGCTGCAGCTGGCCGCGGGCGCGCCGTCGCCCGGGCAGCGCCTGCTCGCCGTCGCGATGCTCGCCGTCGCCGCCGTGCTGGGGACGCACCTCGCCGCGCCGCGCGCACGTGCGGTGTCCGACGTCGGCGTGTCGGACGCACGCTTCGCGCGCCGCGCGGACGATCGGGTGGCCGACGATCATGCCGTCGCCGCCGATCTCACGTCGGAGGACGTCCGCGACGACGTCCGCGACGACGTCCGCGACACCGGCACGCACCCGCGCCCGTAGGGGCGCGAGGAGACGCGGGCGTGGGACGCGCGCCACGTGGTGCGGCGCGCGCGCCACGCTTTCCGCGGTCGCGGTGCGCGCGCCACGACCGTCCGCGCGCGGGGCGCCGCGTGACGCGCGCGGGGCACATCACGTCCATCTCGTGACGTGCAGCACAGAACGCGACGACCGGTCGCGATTACGCGCGCGCGGCGCGTGACCGTCCTCGGCACTCGCGGGTCATTACGGAAAGGAAGTGTTTCGCGCGGCGACGCCACGGCGACGCGACGTGGAACACGAGCCGGACACGGGTCGGCCACGCGCGCGTCACGCGACTTTCCCTCGCGCAGGGCGTCGCGGAACGTTCGGGCAGAGCCGGTGTCGAGTGAGCAGGGCCCGGTCGATGGGCACCACGCGCCGCGGTGTTCCGACGCGGTGGCGCGCATCTGGCTCGTAGGATCGGACACGGCACTTCCGCCGCCCGAGGCGAGCCGCAATCACACCCCCCGACGAGACAGGGAGGGACCATGGACATCCTCGTGTTGCTCGAGGACGGCCCCGAGCGCGCGCCACCCGGCGGGCTCGGAGTCGCGCACGAACCCGGTGACAGGACCGGGCCGCTGGCGCACGTGAACTCGGTGGCCCCCGCGACGCCGTTCGAAGGCGCGCCGCGCGAGGTCGTCACGCTCTACGGCACCCCCGACGCGGAGGCGCTCGCCTACGCGCTCGCGGCGGCGGTCGAGGGGCAGCGCGCCGGTGGCGAACATGTCGGCACGATCCGCCACCTGGGCGTGTGGGCCGAGCGTGGGGCGGTGGGCGACGCGGCGTGGCGCGACCAGCGCACCGGACAGCTGCTGACCGAGGATCTGGAGATCCCGGCCGCGCGGCTCCGCGAGACCTCCACGCGCCTGCTCGGCGAGACCGGCGCGCTGATCCGCTCGATGATCGCCGGGCTGCTGATGCCCGACTGGCCCGAGGGCGTGCGGCGCGCGATCAACTTCTCCTTTACCCCGTCCGGCACCGCTCCCGCGTTCGCGGGCACGGCGTTCGCCGGCGCGGCGGCGGGCATGGGCGCGGACGCGCTCCTCGACTCGCTCCGCGAGGCCGACGGCAACCTGTTCGAAGGGGACTGAGACACGAATCCACTTTCGTCCGCAATCAGGGCGCAGTCTGCAGGACCCTGGAAGGCCGCGGTTCCGGTGCATGCCGGACCGCGGCCTTTTCGCGCGCGCCAGGGAAGGATCAATCGGAGGACGGAACGGCGGAGAACGGAACGGCGGAGGACGATGAAGCGTGAAACGGAGCGGCGGACCCTCTGAGCTTGAAGCATCGAGCTGACAGGTCCGCCTGATCGTTTGACGCCCTTCCGTCCTCCGCGTCTCCGTTCTCCGCGGTTCCGTCCTCCGCCGTTCGATTGCTGGCTGGCTGATGCATTCCCCGTCGCCGATGTCTGGCGGCGCCCACTTGCGGCGCCCCGCGCCCGTGCGGATGCTCCACTCAGGCTCCACGCAGGTGCGGCGCGGGCGCGGTTGGGGGCGACGGCGGCGGGTCCGGACGGGATCCGGCACGCCGTCGCCCCTCACCCGCCCGGCGCCGCTCAACGCCCCGGGAGGGCGCGCCGCGACGCACGGGACCACGCGTCCCCTCGCTCGCCCGCGCCGCGCCCGTCCGGCGGCTCACGTCACTCTCCGGGGAGAACGGGCGATGAGAGAGTACGGCAG
This Roseisolibacter agri DNA region includes the following protein-coding sequences:
- a CDS encoding putative bifunctional diguanylate cyclase/phosphodiesterase, translating into MSSSSPTRGPSAPPAPPATPAAPSGVWDARVTNGAGLLLAALWLSRLAPGLDHAAGARVVGVALLPLGLVLGVLIVRAARGAAGTPLQRGWRWIAAATAIWWAAGIVWEILGRPAVSAADAVQLMFFPCILAGVLAFPAASKARDARVRFWLDTGIVVLSGAAAVWYFVLWPTLAAGRSAPLEVLVNAAYPVGDLALLFAACVALMQRPDASTRRSLRWVAAGLVARFGGDLAFGWEMTTGGYAAGGLSDLLWLTAGFGLAAGGVRVRDRATDEARPAPAAGDEGSLGLLPYASVATLYACLLASAGSAWGTRVGGVLVAAVTVTALVLVRQWVATRELVRLQRERGAREAVLATEARFRSLVQHSSDIIAVLDGTGTIRYISPSMERTLGHPTEPLLGTSMSEHVHPDDVEATERALAMALQSRGTFGPIVARLSTTAGEWRTMECLATNLLDDPAVGGIVVNVRDVTERAALQAQLAHQAFHDPLTGLANRALFRDRVGHALARQGRRRDHVAVLFLDLDDFKTVNDSLGHAAGDQLLRVVADRLLNATRGCDTVARLGGDEFAVLLENTRDEDDAITVAERVMQALGAPLALEGSELQVGASIGLARARPEDGPEELLRNADVAMYRAKHGGKGRTEVFAPEMHAAIVDRLALEADLRRALAEPSRDQFAVRFQPIVRLTDGAVVGVEALVRWTHPVRGALSPATFIPIAETSGLIVPLGAWVLREACREGARWARSRPRGRGVPPLTLTVNLSGRQLQAPGLVEDVAAALAESGLDPASLVLEITETVIMQQTEANLVTLHALKALGIRLAIDDFGTGYSSLSYLQRFPIDILKIDKSFVDGLSRGGSDAALARTIIALGDTLALRCIAEGVEDDAQRTHLQALGCDYAQGFLFARPLPVAEIDALLVNGTALER